A section of the Epinephelus moara isolate mb chromosome 3, YSFRI_EMoa_1.0, whole genome shotgun sequence genome encodes:
- the LOC126388049 gene encoding odorant receptor 131-2-like, with protein sequence MWHNYSDLCKKREEFIKGEDIWKKTAKRKITPNSKWVENVEEEKPTKQPTSESEESLDEDPLPRNWSKAQLQIKELQAENKRLKEANMKEILDAMKELPLVVEMLKGIIENLPTSSHASMSSQSIQSMDSPVSAHASPQVDSDDMILEIVLFSAPITMPCCVFLFVNGVMLFTLRSKTIFRETSRYILLFNLLVADTVQMALSQLLYLLAACRIRLTYPVCGVLAMLSNLTNEISPLTLVVMSLERYVAVCYPLRHSAIITIRNTAVAVTVVWTFSSLNILTRVLLLLDFPFEDLESLQMKDFCAEENMFVGPVSDDYSKAYTYFLFISASVAVTSSYICVMIAARSASTDKASARKARNTLLLHLVQLGLSLSSTIHNPLVTAISKITDRVIIIRIWSIFYVSLILFPRCLSALIYGIRDQAIRSILMYHLCCRLKLGPSQPRLMSHPRLH encoded by the exons ATGTGGC ACAACTACAGTGACCTCTGCAAAAAGAGGGAAGAATTTATAAAAGGTGAAGACATCTGGAAAAAAACTGCTAAGAGAAAGATAACGCCCAACAGCAAGTGGGTGGAGAATGTGGAAGAAGAGAAGCCAACAAAACAg CCAACTTCTGAATCTGAGGAGTCATTAGATGAGGACCCACTGCCCAGAAACTGGAGTAAGGCCCAGCTGCAAATAAAGGAACTTCAAGCAGAGAACAAGAGGCTTAAAGAAGCCAATATGAAAGAGATACTGGATGCAATGAAAG AGCTTCCACTAGTAGTGGAGATGTTGAAAGGAATTATTGAGAACCTCCCAACCTCAAGCCATGCATCCATGTCATCCCAGTCCATACAATCTATGGACTCACCAGTGTCTGCACATGCCTCTCCTCAAGTGGACTCTGATGACATG ATACTGGAAATCGTGTTATTTTCTGCGCCAATTACCATGCCatgctgtgtgtttctcttcgtTAACGGGGTCATGTTATTCACCTTGAGGAGTAAAACAATATTTCGTGAGACCTCTCGTTACATTCTTCTGTTTAACCTCCTTGTTGCAGACACTGTACAGATGGCACTGAGCCAGTTACTGTACCTACTGGCTGCTTGTAGAATAAGACTAACATATCCTGTATGTGGTGTTCTTGCCATGCTTTCTAATCTTACAAATGAAATCTCCCCTCTCACACTGGTGGTGATGTCTCTGGAGAGATATGTAGCTGTGTGCTACCCACTGAGGCACTCtgccatcatcaccatcagaaacacagcagtggcTGTCACTGTGGTTTGGACCTTCAGTTCACTAAATATTCTCACTCGGGTTCTGTTACTGTTAGATTTTCCTTTTGAAGACCTGGAGAGTCTGCAGATGAAAGATTTTTGTGCcgaagaaaacatgtttgttggTCCAGTGTCTGATGATTATAGCAAAGCGTacacttattttctttttatatcaGCAAGTGTGGCAGTCACTTCTTCCTATATCTGTGTGATGATAGCAGCCAGGTCAGCCTCCACAGACAAAGCTTCAGCTCGCAAGGCCCgcaacacactgctgctgcatctgGTGCAGCTGGGCCTCAGTCTCTCTTCAACTATACACAACCCCTTGGTTACTGCCATCTCAAAAATCACTGACAGAGTAATCATTATACGTATCTGGAGtattttttatgtgtctttaatcCTTTTTCCCAGATGTCTAAGCGCTCTCATCTATGGCATCAGAGACCAGGCCATCAGATCCATCCTCATGTACCATCTATGTTGCCGACTGAAACTTGGACCATCCCAGCCAAGGCTGATGTCTCATCCTAGGCTACATTGA
- the LOC126388050 gene encoding protein PFC0760c-like, protein MQQCKEAGKLNEHNEDGHGSLQNVNNSEADHLSTEDDKSDASNCEDEDDEEENKNSPTTSLLGTDIQENVNEADQQNTEDDISNASSCEDKDDEEENENSPTTTLLGPDIQANEEDLSDSEGDMLDAARSEDENDVDSEDLECNASGENTSQLSMDSEDRADTGDKPLYPGAPLSKGESLLMLMSYVLWHNLTGEALTHLLEMFNIMFPGLIPSSHHLFHKEFGRSSTFEVHFYCESCLKYFGIRADCPSQY, encoded by the exons atgcaGCAATGCAAAGAAGCTGGCAAGTTAAATGAACATAATGAAGATGGTCATGGCAGTTTGCAGAATGTG AacaacagtgaagctgaccaCTTAAGCACAGAAGATGACAAGAGTGATGCTTCTAACTGTGAAGACGAAGACGATGAAGAGGAGAATAAAAATTCGCCCACAACTAGCTTGTTGGGTACTGACATTCAAGAG AATGTCAATGAAGCTGACCAACAAAACACAGAAGATGACATTAGTAATGCTTCCAGCTGTGAAGACAAAGAcgatgaagaagaaaatgaaaattcgCCCACAACTACCCTGTTGGGTCCAGACATTCAAGCG AACGAGGAAGACCTGTCAGATTCCGAAGGAGACATGCTTGATGCTGCCAGGAGTGAAGATGAAAACGATGTGGACAGTGAAGACTTGGAGTGCAATGCTAGTGGAGAAAACACATCTCAATTGTCAATG GACAGTGAAGATAGAGCAGATACTGGTGACAAGCCCTTGTATCCCGGTGCTCCACTTTCAAAAGGAGAAAGTTTACTGATGCTGATGTCCTATGTGTTGTGGCACAATTTAACTGGTGAAGCACTTACTCATTTGCTGGAAATGTTTAACATAATGTTTCCAGGCCTGATCCCATCTTCACATCACTTGTTCCACAAAGAATTTGGAAGATCATCTACATTTGAAGttcacttttattgtgaaagctGTTTAAAATACTTTGGCATTAGAGCTGACTGTCCCTCTCAAT ATTAA